A window of the Aquimarina spinulae genome harbors these coding sequences:
- a CDS encoding DUF3472 domain-containing protein yields MKNYKKSIHKIVLLLVSTCILACSSDKKPLHARSNDKLDLSITIPPGGNSWAINSTKQDAILIHDSGIHNWTSLDDVICIYFHTKLTGELHLGLNIKSEVGPSTIRVTVGDKTKEVVIDNTSYKNVEIGMFDIIKSGYNFIEIQGLQKAGEYIGDINKILIGGSATASGVSFVPEDFSFHFGRRGPSVHLTYEMPENKDIMYFYNEITVPQGEDVVGSYFMANGFGEGYFGIQVNSDTERRILFSVWSPFVTDDPSTIPDDYKVILLGKGEGVTDGSFGGEGSGGQSYKVFDWKPENTYKFLLKGEPSVNNSTDYTAYFYAPEESEWKLIASFRRPHTNTYLKRFHSFLENFSTHTGFISRKGRYTNQWVYDTQGQWHELVKAKFTADATARNEARLDYAGGVEGNSFYMKNCGFFDENTTMNTEFSRTANGIKPNIDFSLLQSSGSLQKVNATHKKNK; encoded by the coding sequence ATGAAGAATTATAAAAAATCAATTCATAAAATCGTACTCTTATTGGTGAGTACTTGCATACTGGCTTGTAGTTCGGATAAAAAACCTCTTCACGCCAGAAGTAATGATAAGTTAGACCTATCAATAACTATCCCTCCAGGAGGTAATAGTTGGGCAATAAATAGTACTAAGCAGGATGCCATTTTAATTCATGATTCGGGTATTCATAATTGGACATCATTAGATGATGTTATTTGCATTTATTTTCATACAAAGTTAACAGGCGAATTACACCTCGGTTTAAATATTAAATCAGAAGTAGGACCATCAACTATTCGAGTAACAGTAGGAGATAAAACAAAAGAAGTAGTTATTGATAATACATCTTATAAAAATGTTGAAATAGGGATGTTTGATATAATTAAATCAGGGTACAACTTTATTGAAATTCAAGGACTTCAAAAAGCAGGTGAATACATAGGTGATATTAACAAAATTCTTATCGGTGGATCTGCTACAGCTAGTGGTGTTTCTTTTGTACCAGAAGACTTTAGTTTTCATTTTGGAAGAAGAGGCCCTTCTGTTCATTTAACTTATGAAATGCCTGAAAATAAGGATATAATGTACTTCTATAATGAGATTACCGTACCCCAGGGAGAAGATGTGGTTGGATCTTATTTTATGGCGAATGGTTTTGGTGAAGGATATTTCGGAATACAAGTTAACTCAGATACAGAAAGAAGAATATTATTTTCTGTATGGAGCCCCTTTGTTACCGATGACCCAAGTACAATTCCAGATGATTATAAAGTAATTCTTTTAGGCAAAGGAGAAGGAGTTACAGATGGAAGTTTTGGAGGAGAAGGCTCTGGAGGACAGAGTTATAAAGTGTTTGATTGGAAACCTGAAAACACATATAAGTTTTTACTAAAAGGAGAACCCTCGGTAAACAACAGTACAGATTATACAGCATACTTCTATGCACCAGAAGAAAGTGAGTGGAAATTAATCGCAAGTTTTAGAAGACCGCATACCAATACATACTTAAAAAGATTTCATTCATTTCTAGAAAACTTCAGCACACATACAGGTTTTATTTCAAGAAAAGGTAGATATACTAATCAATGGGTATATGATACACAAGGTCAATGGCACGAATTAGTTAAGGCTAAATTTACTGCAGATGCTACGGCCAGAAATGAAGCCAGACTTGATTATGCAGGTGGTGTAGAAGGAAATTCATTTTACATGAAAAACTGCGGATTCTTTGATGAAAATACAACTATGAATACCGAGTTTTCCCGAACAGCAAATGGTATAAAACCAAATATAGATTTTTCGCTTTTGCAAAGTTCAGGATCTCTACAAAAAGTAAATGCAACGCATAAAAAAAATAAGTAA